One Legionella lansingensis genomic region harbors:
- a CDS encoding M13 family metallopeptidase, with translation MCISFLAMSAANQSTTSLNLDWIDNTISPAQNFFAYANGTWQKQNPIPPEYESWGTFHILQEKMQNILHQLFIEAANDKNAKPGSVEQKVGDFYYSGMDEALINKVGITPLKPEFERIESIKNNEDLQATIVHLQKIGVDAVFNFSSMQDFKDSKQMIGAAIQGGIGLPDRDYYLKDDKKFAEIREAYTDHLTKMFELLGDPTNKAAQEAQVVMAIETTLAKASLSQVELRDPYAIYHVMDEKQLQATTPNFSWPKYLTAMGLPQLKSINLATPDFFKKVNEQLKTVSLDNWKIYLRWRLIDAFAPYLSQPFVDQNFRMTSVISGTEKLLPRWKRVVSTENWALGFAVGKLYVEKYFPPESKQQVAEILQNIRKALRDDLETLSWMTPATRKAALKKLDLMQERVGYPEKWWDYSSLVINRGPYVLNVLRANEFLIKRDLNKIGKPVDTTEWQMTPQTINAYYDPSMNNINLPAGILQPPFFDPKAPSAVNYGAIGFIIGHEMTHGFDDKGSLFDGYGNLQNWWTPEDLKRFQAATNCIAEQFSHYKVNGDLPVQGNLVVGEATADLGGLTLAYNAFRGSKDYEKAKTIEGFTPDQQFFLGSAHVWANNIRPEQARNLVTTDPHPPMIYRVNGTLANMPQFQAAFSIPDGSPMVNKNRCVIW, from the coding sequence ATGTGTATCTCTTTTTTAGCTATGTCGGCAGCAAACCAAAGTACAACAAGTTTAAATTTGGATTGGATCGATAATACTATCAGTCCCGCGCAAAATTTCTTTGCTTATGCCAATGGAACTTGGCAAAAACAAAACCCTATTCCGCCTGAATATGAGAGTTGGGGTACGTTTCATATTTTACAAGAAAAAATGCAGAATATTCTTCATCAGCTATTCATTGAGGCAGCCAATGATAAAAACGCTAAACCCGGAAGTGTAGAGCAGAAAGTAGGCGATTTTTATTATAGCGGCATGGATGAGGCTTTGATCAATAAAGTAGGTATAACCCCTCTCAAACCAGAGTTTGAGCGAATTGAATCTATCAAGAATAACGAAGATTTGCAGGCGACAATTGTACATTTACAAAAGATTGGTGTTGATGCCGTTTTCAACTTCTCTAGTATGCAAGACTTTAAGGATAGCAAGCAAATGATTGGCGCAGCCATTCAAGGTGGGATTGGTTTACCCGATAGAGATTATTATTTAAAAGACGATAAAAAATTTGCTGAAATTCGTGAAGCTTATACCGATCACTTAACAAAGATGTTTGAGTTACTAGGTGATCCAACCAATAAAGCCGCTCAAGAAGCCCAAGTGGTTATGGCTATCGAAACCACATTGGCGAAAGCTTCCTTATCACAAGTGGAGCTTCGTGATCCTTATGCTATCTACCATGTCATGGATGAAAAGCAGCTGCAAGCAACAACGCCCAATTTTTCATGGCCAAAGTATCTAACTGCCATGGGATTACCACAGCTTAAATCCATTAACTTAGCAACCCCCGACTTCTTTAAAAAAGTGAATGAGCAATTAAAGACCGTTTCTCTTGATAATTGGAAAATTTATCTTCGCTGGCGTTTGATAGATGCTTTTGCCCCTTATCTGTCTCAGCCTTTTGTCGATCAAAATTTCCGTATGACATCTGTTATTTCTGGTACGGAAAAATTATTACCACGGTGGAAGCGAGTTGTTAGCACAGAAAATTGGGCACTCGGTTTCGCCGTTGGAAAATTATACGTCGAAAAATATTTTCCACCCGAATCAAAACAACAAGTGGCAGAAATCTTGCAAAATATTCGCAAAGCCTTAAGGGACGATTTGGAAACCTTAAGCTGGATGACACCAGCCACACGCAAAGCCGCTCTTAAAAAATTGGATCTCATGCAAGAACGCGTCGGGTACCCCGAGAAGTGGTGGGATTATTCAAGCTTGGTCATTAATCGAGGTCCTTATGTGTTAAATGTATTAAGAGCTAATGAGTTCTTAATCAAACGTGACCTCAATAAGATTGGCAAGCCTGTCGATACAACAGAGTGGCAGATGACACCACAAACCATCAACGCCTATTACGATCCCTCCATGAATAACATTAATCTACCAGCAGGAATCCTTCAACCTCCCTTTTTTGATCCTAAAGCTCCCTCTGCTGTGAACTATGGAGCAATTGGCTTTATCATCGGCCATGAAATGACTCATGGCTTTGATGATAAGGGCTCTTTATTTGACGGTTATGGCAACCTACAAAATTGGTGGACTCCTGAAGACCTGAAACGATTCCAAGCAGCAACAAACTGTATTGCTGAACAATTCTCTCATTATAAAGTCAATGGCGATTTGCCGGTACAAGGCAATCTTGTGGTAGGTGAAGCAACAGCTGACTTAGGAGGGCTCACGCTTGCCTATAATGCTTTCCGTGGATCAAAGGATTATGAGAAAGCCAAAACAATTGAAGGTTTCACGCCTGATCAACAATTCTTCTTAGGTTCCGCACATGTTTGGGCTAACAAT